GGGTTTAGCTAGCATCTTGCCTCGCAAGAATTACGGTTGCAACCGCAAATTGCAACTCAATAATTGATTAATTATATGATATGCATTATGCTCTTTGCTAATCTGTTTACAAAGGGCATAACATATATATGGGATGTTTTATGTTATATGGGAATAATTGAGGATGTATATAAATTAGCATAAGGTTGCAGCCAATGAGTTGGCCCGGCCGTGCGCATCCTCTCTTAGCCACTGTATTATCCTATACATGGTTGGCCAGTATATCAGGGATGTTTGCTTAGTTGTGGAGTGTAGACAGCTTGCTAGTTGCTAGTGTCTTTGTACGCTATTAGCTAAGCCAACCCCTTGTAATAGTATTTGTACTGTATAATGTCATTTTCCTCCGTTCCTAATTGTTTGTCCCATACACCAAAATTTGTTTATTAAGATCGGGTATGTGGTTGACTCCTTCCTTAATGTTAAGTTCTCCATGGCGCTTGGGAATCGGATTTAAGTTTCTTGGGATCGAAATctgcactacaagaatttgtatctttaacgacaacttaATTACGATGgctcaaaaatcccgtcgcaaaagccttttgcgacggggctaacattCAAACAAAGACTGGAActaccgtcgcaaatgtcttttatgacgggttaacgacgagattttccattaacgacggccccttttTAATTATGACggattcgcgacaggaaatcccgtcattaatcaacgattattggcctttaacgacgggatttcccgtcgttaatggtacaattttttgtagtgctGTTAGATTTAATATAGTGTACTTATTGTGTTCATACACATTACGTCAAATTGCATTCCATAGACTCCTAGCTAAATAGGGATGTTGATTTTGTCAATATTGAACAGTTGTATAACCTTGAGAAGCAAGATCTTTGTTTAGCCTTAGCTTCAAGGTTGAGCCTTCCTCTTGTATTTATAACAGTGAATTGAGATGATCGAATAGACGACAGAAATTAAAAGAGAGCTTACCAAGTttaacatggtatcaagagcaagtGAAAAATCCTAACTTTTTCCTCCTCTTCTGTATTCGAGAGATCGTGAATCATCATGTCAGGAGACAAGGTGAAGGGGGATATGGCTTATCATCTCGGCTCCAGCAATGGACCGGGGATTGTCATAACACCAATACAACTTCGTGGTGAGAACTACGAAGAGTGGGCAAGGGCTGTTAGCACCTCGCTAAAGACAAAGAGGAAATATGGCTTCATTGAAAGGATTGTCAAGAAGCCAACAGAGGCAGAAACACTGGAAGATTGGGTTGCAGTTCATTCCATGTTGGTGTCTTGGCTCACAAATAATAAGGCTATCTTTCACCTCATTCAGAATGTCTTGTTTCGACTGCATAAACCATTGTTCTTCATTGTCATAATAACCGTCTTCTTCACCTACTTCCCAATCTATTTCAAGATTGCTGAACTCAATCCTTGAGGAACCAAATCCACTTTCCTCATCCCTAAATAACACCTTTTTTGCTTTACTTTTCCCTTTTCTCTCACTCACCTCCTTCAccttttcttttcccttccccttTGAACTACCTTTTCTAGCAACTGATTTCACCCTAGGAGTTTTTAGTGGTGTAGCAAAGTTGTCATTCAACCTAGGGCTCCTTCTTTGTGGTGGACTAATGGATTGACTCAATCTAGGGTTCGTTCTATGTTCTGGGGTTGTTTTCGCTTATTTTGGTTTGGGTTTTTCTGTTTTGTTTGGGTATGTGGTGGTAGTACTTTTAATGGTGAAGGGTTTGTCTCACTAGTGCAGTACAGTTCAAGATGTCCCTCTTTATTTTTTGTCTCTAAAAACCTCTACACTTCAGCCCCGTTTACTACCTCCCTCTGGCCAGTAGTAAAAGTCCTCCCCTTTTGCTTATACCAAATGTTAAACTTCCTTAGAACAGACACATTATACTTCACAAACCCGTAAATAACTGCTTCCCTAAGATGTAGAACACACATTTCTGAAATTTTGGCTTTCTTTTTCCAATAATACCACCCACCATCATACACAATTAACTCCCAGTTCTGGAACTTTTTAGGTTTAAACTCACCCCCTAACCTAATCATAATATCAATATAACCATATTCTTCACCCTCCATCCTGTTGAAAAACGTAAACAAAGTAAGAAATTGTTAAATAATCAAAGTAAAAGCACTCAAAtaaatcatactccctccgtcccggaatactcgacccggtttgaccggcacagagtttaagggacttgaattgacttatttaatttaataggtagtagttgatagtggggtattattttaatgtagttagtgggaggtgggttaagaggtggggttgggggagagtaggggttgaatttttaattattttttgtatggagtagggggtaggtgggttaataggggtggagtgagaaataatataatattgttagaatatttccatttttaaaaacaggtcaagtattaagggacggcccgataagaaaaaccggtcaagtattctgggacggagggagtattcaaTAACTAACCCTATGCCAGACAGTGTAAAACAACCCTAGATTAACAATAACCATGAATaatcaaaaacaaattaagAGATTAATTATTCAATTATTGATTATCCCAATCACTACTAAcctaataatttattattaaataCACAATCACCGACACATTCCCTCAATTATCATAATATAGGGTTTATAGATTCTCCATAAAACTGACAACTATTTTTAACAATTATGgaccaaaaagaagaaaaagttcATTAAAGTACCTTATCTAGTCAGAAAATACAAAATTTATGGTCCCCTCATTGATGATGGAGATGACGATGCCTCCATACCTTAAGGAAAAGGTAATCTTTGAATTTTGCTTTGAATTagtaaagaaaaaataattttggGTGAGAATTGAATGAGAAGCAAGAGCAGCACAGGAGCAGGAGAAGGGAATAAATAAGAAGCGGGAAACTATCGTGGAAGATAGGTTAAAGTTGGATGAACATATCCAAGTGTGGGCCCATCTCCGTTTTATCTAACGGAAACCGTTAACCGGTGTTGAATTCTAAATTTTGTATTctttaaggtgtttaaatataatttaaattaagtaaggtgtttaattataaaagttgggtttttaaggtgttaaatgacaaaaaatccaTTAAATTTTGTAATAGCACAAAAAATTGGGGTTTTTTCCCTTCTCAAAATATATTATGAATCAATACTAGAATATTATTTTAGATTCTTTCTATAATACAATTCCTGGTGGAActtctttttttaattcatagtactccgtattatttttataatatagattaattttatttgtttttttattctttcCATATAAGTATTCGTAtcaaattactaaaataattttaattaaaagaaaacTCAAATACACCGGCCAGGAGATGACACATGTCAATTTTAATGTATCAATTGATTCCTAAGCAGCATAACTCCGCCCGGTTAGTCATTGCATGTAATACAAATATACAATGTATAAAGTTGTCACAAATATTATTGCCAATAGGTTAAAGACATTGTTATTTGTTAGTGAACCAAGTTAAATTTCTTTaataatttgttttttaattcttGTTTTCGTTATAACAATCACATAAATCTTAATAAAACCATACAAATATAAAATACGAAGACGTACTTCATTAATAACAAACATAACGTACAATTTCATAGCATGTATATAAAGAATGCTACTAAAAGGAATTATATTTTCTCTACCCGTTCCCATCTCCATATTACAACCCATCATCGGGCAAAAGAACATTAGAAAATCCTCGACACCCCTAATATAATTTCCCCATTATACAAATTTGATTAATCATCGCATTAAAAACGAAAACATTCCAATTTCTTATAAAAATCCGATCAATATTATGTAGTTGCGCCAGTATCCTTGATAAGAGAAACCGTGGAAAGGCAATTACTAACCAATTTAGTCAACTTACTTCCATAACCAACCAAAGAGGACGTACCTCCACTCTCTTCTGCCCCATCATCGCATGTACCAAAATCAGAAATAGTAGCACTTAACATACTATTAATAGTTCCAATATCTTTGGATTTAATAGCTTTTAATACCTTTTCTAAATTATCCTTTGCATCAGCGTACATCTCCTTACAATCTTTAACGGTATCCTTATCGTTATCCGATTGCGCCGGTTTCTTGCCACTCAAACCTAGGGCAAGTTCTGTGGCTTGTAGCGTCGCCTTAACTTGCATCTCAAGTAAAGAAAAAGTGTCTGTTTTTTTATCACCATTACCTTGTCCAAGGAATTGTTTTAAGGATGATAGGCAAAGTTCAGGATTATCCGTGGACCCACAAGTTTTCTTGACGTCGGGGTTTTCAAATAGTGACGTGGCCCATGATGATTGGCCTTGTTGATTATTTTTTAGGTTAAATGGGTTGAATAAGCCCTTGAAGGTGGCCGGGAGATCTTTGGGATCCCCATCTGAATCTTGCATGGAGATTGGGGCGGAACTTGGTGAGAAAGAGTATGGAGGATCATTGTAAGGGGCGGCCGCAGTATCCGATGGTGACGATGATGGAGGGATAACAAAGATGTTTGTTGATATTGGTAATGGTGGTAATGATTTTGGAATTAGTTTTTCAAGAGAAGCTCTTGTGCATTGAACTTGGTTAATGATAGAATTAGAGGAGAAAATTATGAGGGACAAAAATGTTAATTTCATTAGTGGTTGCATTATTATAAGGAAATTATTAGGTTCCTTATTATCAACcaaaatttatttaatatggAGATGTTGATAGGTAGAGAGATCGATTTCAAGGCTTTGGTATCAACAATTCTAGTGTTTAATTTGTATTGTTTATGGATGACAAAAAATAGTAGTTTGCTTTTCTAATTTAGATTGATGGCTAATATTATCAGGATTATATTTAACCATGATAATAATTGTAATGGATAGGCTGGTCAACGAACTAAATTTATAAATGTCCAGATCTAACAAAACTAATAGTGTTATTCAAGCGTATTATTAGTGACCAATCAAATTAACTTAAAGTTGTGCTGGTCCACGCTATTTAtgaattttactaaatttactAACACAAAATCATTACTTTTTTTTAGGGCATGAATTTTACTAACACGTCACATCAAAACATTGGCCAAAGTTCAAAAATTATTTGATTACAGTAAACCAAATGCACCTAAAGATTACACAAAGTACAATTAATAtaaaacaaacaatacaaaataaTCGTATATATCCGTCTGATAATTaaggggtgtgcaaaaattggtCCGGACCAAAAAAATGGACTGGACCGCATCGACCTAGATCTGATCGGACCGGATCGAATCTGACCGAAGGCAATCGTTCCGGTCTCCGGGTCGAGAAATATCAATTTTCGGTCTGGTCCAGTCTAAAACTTGATTTTGGACCAGACcgattcactacaagaaattgtaccattaacgacgcgaaatcccgtcgttaaaggccaataatcgttgattaacgacgggatttcctgtcgtgaacccgtcatGAAAGGGGTCGTCATTAAtgaaaaatctcgtcgttaacccgtcgtaaaagacatttgcgacggttgttcccgtctttgttgggttgttagacccgtcgcaaaagtcttttacgacgggatttttgacccgtcttTATTAAGTTGCCAtttaagatacaaattcttgtagtgattttTCCTtagtaaaatataatataaactattttaaaatttaattctcTCATTTAATGTGTTGTAAATATTACTATGGTCCGGGTTTTGGACCGATATTTTCGGTCCAGTCCAAGAAAAATGGATCCGGTAATTTTGGGTcttgaattatcaaaatttCGATTTTCGATCCGGTCCATCCGGTGAACAACAAGAATCGGTTATGGAACTTTTAGTCGGCTTTGTCGTTCTTTAGGACTTTCTGGCCGTTGGGATAACCAACATCAGAAGATCTATATGTAAACATGGTAGGTTAAATACTTTGTCAGAGTGTAGCTTGTGGCTCTGTGCCACCCCAGGCATTAGTCTACCTTCGTTAGTCTTACCTTTTGTTAGTCTTGCCTTTTGTTTAAGATTTTGATGAACCGGTTGTCCCAAGGACATGCTTggtttaaatttattatttcttacCTACGTTATAACATGGCTCGTTTAGGCTTGGTAAAGTTGTGTTCATTCTTGTTGGGTTAGATTCGGGTGAGAAAACTTTAAAACCGGTTCTGTTAGGTGTAGATCAATTTCGGGTAGGATAATAATCTTGATTCTGATCAGGGACGAAGCATAGTGAGGGCCTAGGTAGGCCATGGCCCCCCTGAAGGTCCAACCACACCTATTAAATAAAAGACTAATAAGTTAACATTAGATGGTTTTCTATTGGACTGGCCCCCCTAAGCGGCTAAGCCTACTTACTTAATTAATGTTCGGCCCCACAAAGATGGCTAAACTTGCCGCAGGAATGGTTGAATATCAGACTTGATAACCGAGTCTGGCTTCGCCCCTGATTCTGATAGTGGCCGGGTCTGATGAATTCATATCATGTCAACTAGAGTGATTAGTACCATTTCCATAGTGTCATTTTTCAAGTTTGTGAAACTTTGAGAATTCCGCCCAAAATGTTGGATAACTCCCAAGTCCCAACCTCACACCAGAAACTTTGAGAATTGAGCCCAAAATGATATAAAAGCAAAGCCTAATAAATGATTCGGGCTCATATAAAAGTCAACCCAAATAATATAACCCAAGCAACCCAAGTGGCAAACTTAAATTGTACTCTAATACAAACTCAACAGACAACACGTGAACCGACCCGTAAACAATTGAACAGCAACAACTCAACCGGAAGAATCTCCCACGTCCTCTGTTTTTGTCTATTCTACTACACGCTAAAATCTTAAAAACATGTCCTATCTGTTCAAAATCCTAATAATGCAAAACAAATTAAAGCATCTACCGCCTTTAAACCAGAGGTGATCGTTTGGGGCTTTGGGTAGCGGGCCGGATCTCATCTTACTTTTTGGCCCAATGATTCTCGAATGCAAAAACCAAATTTTTTTTGGGGGCTTGAATTTTTATCCGTGTCCGTTTATTAAACGGGCCGGGCTTACCCGTGAGCTAACATgcctaaaaatatttttaattttttttactaaatataattaatttgttttatgtatatggtttaatttatttattttcgctTAAATTATCACTAAATTTTCAagtttaattttataaaacaaagtgaaaaataaaaatcgtcTGATATGATATGAGAAAGAATCAAGTTATTTGTCTTAAATAGATAAGTTAGCAATAATTGTGAAAAGATTTACccattaaaaagttataaatcCAATGTTTTTCTATAacttacaaaataaataaaaatacaagtaTGACCGACTAActattactaaaataaattatactTTTTTAATAAACTGGCCGGGCGGGCTTGCCTGCAACAAATATTATCTCGTCCATATCCGCTTGTTAACATTAACGGGTCGGGCTTGGTCCGcccaaatttttaattttttctataATCGTTGTCCAAGTCTGCTATTTAAAGGGGTCGGATGAATCGGACTTAGCAAATCGTGCCGTCCATAATCAACTCTACTATGAACGGGTTAATTTTTAACAGCTCTAATAAAATCTACTTCACAAAAAGAAGGAATCTCCAATCCACACATACCCCTTATTTTTCTACACATTTTTGGGTGCACATGttcattaatattttttttaaaaatgttaAATATAGTCACTTAAAATACACATTATGCACTTTGCAAATTACatcctttaaaaaaagaaattgtAAGTTGCAGGTTTGCAGGCTTACAACCTTTTTATTTGGTTCTTTCACTCATGATTTCAAACTTATACCACTATGCGAATCAAACACACTAAAAAAACATTTAAACCCTAGTCCAACTATTTTTTATAGTTCTAGGACAATAATCTTAACTACACCATCCGTTTCATGATAAGGACAACACTTAATAATGCACAAAATATTAGGCCATTGCATTAATTACTTGGTTATTTTTATGTGCAAATGGGTAAATTTGGGAATTAAAACTATGTTAACGATGGCTGGACACATAAAGAGTATGGAAATTAACATAAAAGATACTccatccgtttctttttgtttgttacgtattatTTTTAGGGTGTTTTACAATTTTTGTTATGTGGGAGAACctttccttttataaaattattatactatcattttttgtgccatcttttaattttaattggtctaattttttcaactcattaaatatcTTTGCAATtttccaagtatgttaagttagcaatatttgtgttttttcattattggttcattttgataaataaatcttattggttgtaatgattagtgggtTGAGATTTTActttggtttatttttttaataaaaaagaaaaaaaaatctttattatactaaacgtgcaaaagtccaaacgtaacaaacaaaaagaaacggagggagcaATAAGGTTGGTTGAAGGAGATACGAACAATAATGTACTTCACCTGTTTCGAAATATTGAGGATACTTATACATTTCACAACAATTAAGATAAATGATTGGAAATTAAGAAATATGTATGGGAAAAGTGAAATGTTGTaagaaaagaataataaaaaaattaggcTGAGTTGAGTGGTGTAGAAaagaataattaaaaaatagattGAGTAGAAAGTTATGagtaaaaagaaaatgaaaatagaTTGAGTGGAATATGGTAAGTAAAATGAGAGAAAAAATAGTATAAGTGATCTACCAAACAGAATAAAAACACATTGTCCCTATTATTTTAAAACATccatttaaaaaataaagcaCGGGCCATGATTATGTATAGTTGctaaaaagtgaaaacattgAACTCATacccaaaaaaaacaaagagtTTAAGCGTCGTTCTTTTAGACTTTTTCTTCTACAAAATTTCACTTCAATTCGGTTTAAAAGAACAAATTCTAGTTCAACTTTGTTTATGTATTTCATTATTAATTTACAAAgtaactttttattttcttttttttagaaGCACAACTTTTCCAATTGTTATGACCGAGTAATATAGTTACTCATctcgtttctttttttttttacgcttggccttttacacgtttattaacgtctaattaatgtgcattgagattcctctacttttttatttaaataagaaaaattacgtttatttataatattttcacttttataaaaaatataatattgggaaaataagaaaattttaatgttccAATATAAatgtgtgagagattaaatgacgcaataaatttaattggttaaaataatcatttgacacaaattttgatagaatattaaaacatttactccctccgttccataatgttcctcacttttccattatacgtggtctccaatgcactactttgaccattaatatttttaattttgcatTAGTAAATATTATAGAAAAatgatatttaaaaaaattatattgaaACAAATCAAatgatatcccacaagttaatatttttactattaataaactattaattatggtcaaagtttttaaactttgaccatatgaatagtaaatATGAGAGACATTATAGAACAAAGGGaatatgtgataatataaaaggaaatgtaaagaacattttgaaacatgCACCCAAAAAGgtaaacgtaaaaaacaaaaagatacggagggagtagttttattcttgatattgtcattattaatattattactattattagtgttattattattattattactccatttattattattattattattattattattattattattattattattattattattataaatcaaatgctaacaaagtcaaatattttacaaatagttagtaggaagccgagatacaatctgggcccccactcctctggctATAGCAAAACCTATCCTAGTGAAAATATGAGCAACAGCACGAGCTCCAATGTCCTGTGTCCtagaaaaattattattattattattattattattattattattattattattattattattattattattattattattattattatgacagtattatcattataatttttaggcaaatttgcgaaaaacaaccttttataaccacttttttgcgaaagacaaccttttataattttttgtgcGAAAACAGACCTTAAACTAAATTaaatttgcgaaagacaacctaaATGGATTTTCAGGCGTTGACCCAACATTTACCGGCTTGACTTGCCCGCTTTTGCTACTTACACCCTCTTTCCCTCCCTTTTTCCACTTTAAAAATAACTTAGAgccaaaaatcaaaaaaaatcccCCAAAGTTTCTTTCTCTTCTGTGTTCTTCCTTCCCCAAatttcttttcgcccaatcttCCTGCTGAATAATTGGGATGAAATTACTGCAATTGCTTCTCAATTAACTGTTTTTCGACACTCTACAACTACATTTCGGTAAGTTTTGTTCATTAATTTTGATGaagaaaagttagggttttttcCCCAAATTTGTGAATTGTTGGAAAAAAGTGGCGTTGGTCTCTAAGCATATGTCATTTTTCAATGGAAGTACTGATATAAACAGCACCATGTTCATTTTCAATGATATTACAGATATTCATGATGGTCTGTATTTTTCTTCATTGAAGCTTCTGTTCTTGTGAAACCAACATCAGCAAATAGTCAAAACTTCCCCAAAACATCTCCATTATTTCACACAAAAGACAGGTTGCTTAATTTTACTAAttctagaaaaaaaaattggttgaaCTTTTGGGGGTGAAAAATTGGAAAATTTTGGGTTACTGTTACAAAATAGTGAATAAATTTGGAGGGTTTTGTGATAGATTGAAAATTGTGGGTACCCATTTGGAGATCTTTGCATGAAATTGCAAAATTATTAAGGGTTTATTTCAAGTGAAGTGAATATTGTTGAGTAGAGAGAACTGAGAAGTGGGGTTTTTaattaaggagagagaaaatgtgtgGGCAACAACAGAAAAGAGAGAAGAGTGAAAAGAGTTCATCTGAAGGTGTTGAGAAGGTAATGGTTGTTGTGAAAGCTTCAAAGGAAATCCCAAAGGCAGCTCTTGTTCGGGCTTTGAGTCATTTTGTTCAACCTGGTGATTGCATCACTCTCATTGTGGTTGTCCCTCCTCCCAGTTCAGATCTGAATTCCCAAACTCGTTtttactttaatatttttgtttttgtttcagGTATGTGGAAGATTGGGCCAAAAAAATTTGGGGGAAGGAAGAACATAGATAAGCAATAAATTTTGGGGATTCTTTTTTGATTTTTGGCTCCAAGTTAGTTTTAAGTGGGAAAGAGGGTGTAAGTAGCAAAACCGGGCAAGTCAAGCCGGAAAATGTTGGGCCAACGCCTGAAAACCCATttaggttgtctttcgcaaatttaatttagtttaaggtctgttttcgcaaaaaaaaatagaaaatgttgtctttcgcaaaaaagtGGTTATAAAAGGTTGTCTTTTGCAAATTTGCCTAATTTTTATGACCCATTACTTTGACTATATTTTGTGCAAATGAGTCACCAAAGacgaatcattttttttttgggtgcgaatgagccacaacggcggggatgagaatcaaTCTCAGGATCACCTAAATCCGTGagggaagctctaaccaactgagctatacTCCACTCTCACGATGCAAATTATAAATGTGGGCGAGGAATGAAACATGAAACATATCATAAACAGATTCTCGGtattaaccactaggccaagagtTTATTAGTTTATTGGTACTCCGTACTTATGGTTACTGGTTACTCCGTCAGTCCCTTTTTATTTGCcccatttttttgtttttagttgTCCCTTTGAGATTACTCCATAACTTAAATGTTAAAAAAATTCACCATATCTCTATcactctccttttttttttttttttttatgagagGTAAGAAGAAGTACATTAGGAGGCCCTCCGCACATTGGTAACTCCTAAGTAATCGTTTGAAACAATAGAAGACAACATAGGGCTAATCCCCGGATCAAAATACATAGTATTTTGAATCAGATGACCAACGTTAGCAATCCATATGCCGCCTGATTTGCTTCTCTGTAGATGTGCGAGATCTCCCAAGAGTCAAAGTGTTGAGAAAGAAGGTCTTTGATATCCTTAATGATGGTGTCAAGCTTCCATGGTGTCGCCCATATTCCCTTAACAGTGTTATGACTAATAGATTGTCTCCTTCTATAAATAAGTTCTTGATTTGAAGATGAATTGCTACTTGAATGCCCTTGTGGAGGGCGAGCGCTTCAGCCATGTAGACTTGAGAGTTGCCGAGGTTGGAGGTCTCGGCGCGTAAGTGTTGGCCCATATGGTCTCTGATGATGAAGCCTGCTGCAGTAGAGGAATTTTTGCGTGATCCGTCAAAGTTGAGTTTGAAATGGTTTGGAGGCGGTGGATGCCAGCGGACTGGGATGTTGGTGCTGGTGGTTGAGGTGGAAGGTGAGGCACCCGAAAGGAGACCATTTTCAAGGGCGAAGTCAAGTTTGTTCCTGGTAAAGACCACTTTACTACCTTTATGTGCACTCCGTATTATTTACTTCAATCCTGACTAAAGTGAAGGTTTTTTGGTTGAACAATTAAAAGATAGTACCTCCGTTTTCgaaagttctttacgtttttcgtTTTAGTTCGTTCCTAAAAGCTCTTTATagtttactttattttatttttaacataTAAATTTTACATTTATACCTTTAATTGGCCCATTACAGCATACAACTTGTAATACTTTAATATCCATTTTTATCCACTCACATATTGAACAATTTATAACTactcatttttctatttattacCCCATCATCGTATGTTCAAAAAAATTCCTCATTATTGTGTAAATAGAAACGAAAGATCATTTAAAAACGGAGGTAACCAGAGAGAGAGGATTATAGAAGAAGGAATCTCCGCCTCTCCGCAACACCcctgtttttctctctcctgcaCGCTGTATTGTGTATAGTTGTATTGTATACACTTCAAAACGTGTCCTATGTGTTAACAATCTTaataaagcaaaacaaaaagCATCATCTACAAGTAGTAACAAATTTCAACCCATCTTCTAATCTTCTTCTACATTATTCTCCACCATTTCCAAACCcagaaaaacaaatcaaataaaatctaaaaATGACAGGAGCAAAGAAATTCGGAGTAGCAGTAGATTTCTCAAAGAGCAGCAAGTGTGCACTTCAATGGGCAATTGACAACTTAGCTGATAAGGGCGATACCTTATTCCTCATCCATGTTAAACACTCTTCTCATGATGAATCTCGAAATCTTCTCTGGGTTAAATCTGGCTCCCGTATGACCTCTTATCTGATAATTTCACCTTCAGATCACTCTGTTTTTATCACTTGTATTGATGATCTGCT
This genomic stretch from Spinacia oleracea cultivar Varoflay chromosome 3, BTI_SOV_V1, whole genome shotgun sequence harbors:
- the LOC110791840 gene encoding pectinesterase inhibitor 10 translates to MQPLMKLTFLSLIIFSSNSIINQVQCTRASLEKLIPKSLPPLPISTNIFVIPPSSSPSDTAAAPYNDPPYSFSPSSAPISMQDSDGDPKDLPATFKGLFNPFNLKNNQQGQSSWATSLFENPDVKKTCGSTDNPELCLSSLKQFLGQGNGDKKTDTFSLLEMQVKATLQATELALGLSGKKPAQSDNDKDTVKDCKEMYADAKDNLEKVLKAIKSKDIGTINSMLSATISDFGTCDDGAEESGGTSSLVGYGSKLTKLVSNCLSTVSLIKDTGATT